The Deinococcus koreensis genome window below encodes:
- a CDS encoding DUF7079 family protein — MTSDLARRRVAWEALSELFLDTEPDLEAIARRLGRSGFDVAELDHILRGEVAPVLGGNLLAVAGVWDAFDLEPIEARYRAGRRRPGLLGRLACHLIRDDWARVRAGMEGELR, encoded by the coding sequence ATGACCAGTGACCTCGCCCGGCGGCGCGTCGCCTGGGAAGCCCTGTCGGAACTGTTCCTGGATACCGAGCCCGATCTGGAGGCCATTGCCCGGCGGCTGGGCCGGAGCGGGTTCGATGTGGCCGAACTGGATCACATCCTGCGCGGCGAGGTCGCCCCGGTGCTGGGCGGCAACCTGCTGGCGGTGGCGGGCGTCTGGGACGCCTTCGACCTGGAGCCCATCGAGGCGCGCTACCGGGCAGGGCGGCGGCGCCCGGGCCTGCTGGGCCGCCTCGCCTGCCACCTGATCCGGGACGACTGGGCGCGGGTGAGGGCCGGGATGGAGGGAGAGTTGAGATAG
- a CDS encoding benzoate/H(+) symporter BenE family transporter: MTVALPRARTFWRDTHPSAVLSGLITMIIGWAGPNVLIYSVAQAADLSTGTAMSWLWAHAIFTGVTGILLSLRTRTPILSTWSTPGIAFLVTALPGVPFPEAVGAFITSGLLVILLGTFPPLTRALQAIPTPLAAALNAAILLPFGFRALQAFGQLPLLVGAMILAFFALRQLAPRWAVAGVLVTGVAASAGLGLLSGAPVPLELTRPEFVLPAFSLHATLSLALPLTLLAFTGQFVPGFGVLKANGYEPAPAPVLRACGAASVGAAFFGCHNLTLGALLANIVSGPEAHPDPQKRYTAAVWAGVFNIMVGLFAGTVLHLMGILPPQALAALAGLALLTATGSSLAAAFQGSRPGSLAAPVIFVVTLSGVTPLGIGAAFWGILAGLAVYGVEERRVRG, translated from the coding sequence ATGACTGTGGCCCTGCCCCGAGCACGCACCTTCTGGCGCGACACTCATCCCAGCGCCGTGCTCAGCGGGCTGATCACCATGATCATCGGCTGGGCGGGGCCGAACGTGCTGATCTACTCGGTCGCGCAGGCAGCCGACCTCAGCACGGGCACGGCGATGTCGTGGCTCTGGGCGCACGCCATCTTCACCGGCGTCACCGGCATTCTCCTGAGCCTGCGTACCCGCACGCCGATCCTGAGCACCTGGAGCACCCCCGGCATCGCCTTCCTGGTCACGGCACTGCCCGGCGTCCCCTTCCCGGAAGCCGTCGGGGCCTTCATCACCTCGGGCCTGCTGGTCATCCTGCTGGGCACCTTCCCGCCGCTGACACGCGCGCTGCAGGCCATTCCCACGCCGCTGGCCGCCGCGCTGAACGCCGCGATCCTGCTGCCCTTCGGCTTCCGGGCGCTGCAGGCCTTTGGCCAGTTGCCTCTACTGGTCGGCGCGATGATCCTGGCCTTCTTCGCGCTGCGGCAGCTCGCGCCGCGCTGGGCGGTCGCGGGCGTCCTCGTGACCGGCGTGGCCGCCAGCGCGGGCCTGGGCCTGCTGAGCGGCGCGCCCGTGCCCCTCGAGCTGACCCGCCCGGAGTTCGTGCTGCCGGCCTTCAGCCTGCACGCCACGCTCAGTCTGGCCCTGCCGCTCACGCTGCTGGCCTTCACGGGCCAGTTCGTGCCGGGCTTCGGGGTGCTGAAGGCCAACGGCTACGAGCCGGCGCCCGCCCCGGTGCTGCGGGCCTGTGGGGCGGCCAGCGTGGGCGCCGCTTTCTTCGGCTGCCACAACCTGACGCTGGGCGCGCTGCTCGCCAACATCGTCAGCGGCCCCGAGGCGCATCCCGATCCGCAGAAGCGGTACACCGCCGCCGTCTGGGCGGGCGTGTTCAACATCATGGTGGGCCTGTTCGCCGGCACCGTGCTGCACCTGATGGGCATCCTGCCCCCGCAGGCGCTGGCGGCGCTGGCCGGGCTGGCGCTGCTTACCGCCACCGGCAGCAGCCTGGCCGCCGCGTTCCAGGGCAGCCGGCCGGGCAGTCTCGCGGCGCCGGTGATCTTTGTGGTCACGCTCAGCGGGGTCACGCCGCTGGGCATCGGGGCGGCGTTCTGGGGAATTCTGGCGGGGCTGGCGGTGTACGGGGTCGAGGAGCGGCGGGTGCGGGGCTGA
- a CDS encoding AMP-binding protein, with protein MNTPLTPLDLVRRGLNVYPERTAVIQPGGPSFTYRQWGERLYRLARAVQATVAPGAHVAVLSPNTHAGLLTYSAVPWAGHVLVPLNTRLMPEEYAFQLRHAEVKLLLVDQSLHDRVREVAAEQGIPVWVMGEGPAGADFEARLAGQDGSPLPLAVSDEDATITINFTSGTTSSPKGVMLTHRNTLLNAIETLFYFKADQDSVYLHTLPDFHANGWGGVWSPFGVGATHVTLPAVKAEAAYDAIEAHGVTHLCAAPTVLSMLTDPACARTLGRPVRVATAGSPPHARTIADMNALGFHVTQVYGLTETSPLITVAELSAEQEALPTATRAPIIARQGFEMLLAGEVEVLDTARRPVPHDGQTLGEIMVRGNLVMKGYYRNPDATARALDGGWFHTGDVAVTHPDGRIEIRDRNKDVIISGGENISSVEIEGVLYAHPAVREAVVVAMPDEKWGEVPCAFLALHAGQQVTPQELDTHVRAHLAGFKAPKRYEFRDDLPKTASGKFQKFVLRAGLWAGRERAVN; from the coding sequence ATGAATACCCCGCTGACCCCGCTCGATCTCGTCAGGCGCGGCCTGAACGTGTATCCGGAACGCACGGCCGTGATCCAGCCCGGCGGCCCGAGCTTCACCTATCGCCAGTGGGGGGAGCGCCTGTACCGGCTCGCGCGGGCGGTGCAGGCGACGGTCGCGCCGGGCGCCCACGTGGCGGTGCTCTCGCCCAACACCCACGCGGGCCTGCTGACCTATAGCGCCGTGCCCTGGGCCGGCCACGTGCTGGTGCCGCTGAACACCCGGCTGATGCCCGAGGAGTATGCCTTCCAGCTCCGCCACGCCGAGGTGAAACTGCTGCTGGTCGATCAGTCCCTGCACGACCGGGTGCGCGAGGTGGCCGCCGAGCAGGGCATCCCGGTCTGGGTCATGGGCGAGGGCCCGGCGGGCGCCGACTTCGAGGCCCGCCTGGCGGGGCAGGACGGCTCGCCCCTGCCCCTGGCGGTGAGCGACGAGGACGCCACCATCACCATCAATTTCACGTCCGGCACGACCTCCAGCCCCAAGGGCGTGATGCTCACGCACCGCAATACGCTGCTGAACGCCATCGAGACGCTGTTCTACTTCAAGGCCGACCAGGACAGCGTGTACCTGCACACCCTGCCCGACTTCCACGCCAACGGCTGGGGCGGGGTCTGGAGCCCCTTCGGGGTGGGCGCCACCCATGTCACGCTGCCGGCCGTGAAGGCCGAGGCCGCCTACGACGCCATCGAGGCCCACGGGGTCACGCACCTGTGCGCCGCGCCCACGGTGCTGTCCATGCTCACCGACCCGGCCTGTGCCCGCACCCTCGGGCGCCCGGTGCGGGTCGCCACCGCCGGCAGCCCGCCGCACGCCCGCACCATCGCCGACATGAACGCGCTGGGCTTCCACGTCACGCAGGTCTACGGCCTGACTGAGACCAGCCCGCTGATCACCGTGGCTGAGCTGAGCGCCGAGCAGGAGGCGCTGCCCACCGCCACCCGCGCGCCCATCATCGCCCGGCAGGGCTTCGAGATGCTGCTGGCCGGCGAGGTCGAGGTGCTGGACACGGCGCGGCGGCCCGTGCCCCACGACGGTCAGACCCTGGGCGAGATCATGGTGCGCGGCAACCTCGTGATGAAGGGCTACTACCGCAATCCGGACGCCACCGCCAGGGCCCTGGACGGCGGCTGGTTCCACACCGGCGACGTGGCCGTGACCCACCCGGACGGCCGCATCGAGATCCGTGACCGCAACAAGGACGTGATCATCTCGGGCGGTGAGAACATCTCCTCCGTGGAGATCGAGGGCGTGCTGTACGCCCACCCCGCCGTGCGCGAAGCCGTGGTGGTCGCCATGCCCGACGAGAAGTGGGGCGAGGTGCCCTGCGCCTTCCTCGCCCTGCACGCCGGGCAGCAGGTCACGCCCCAGGAGCTGGACACCCACGTCCGCGCCCATCTGGCCGGCTTCAAGGCGCCCAAGCGCTACGAGTTCCGCGATGACCTGCCCAAGACCGCCAGCGGCAAGTTCCAGAAGTTCGTCCTGCGTGCCGGCCTGTGGGCAGGCCGGGAGCGGGCGGTGAACTGA
- a CDS encoding class I SAM-dependent methyltransferase yields the protein MSPADHWGEYARKTIKDHTPRPLLLRALEQRGAGPRAARRTALDLGSGAGNETLALLERGWTVTALDSNAEALEVVRSRAAPDARLTLLHAPFHRLPRRRYALIHASLSLPFCPPELWQRTWRVMRSRVALGGLLAATFFGQRDGWAAEPEMSFAALEDVPGLLPGFGLEVLEEWEGETALALGGTHRSHLITVIARRGRAPEAAGGAAP from the coding sequence ATGAGTCCGGCCGACCACTGGGGCGAGTACGCCCGCAAGACCATCAAGGACCACACACCTCGCCCCCTGCTGCTGCGGGCGCTGGAGCAGAGGGGGGCCGGGCCACGGGCGGCGCGGCGCACGGCGCTCGACCTGGGCAGCGGGGCCGGGAACGAGACCCTGGCCCTGCTGGAACGCGGCTGGACGGTCACGGCGCTGGACTCGAACGCCGAGGCGCTGGAGGTCGTGCGGAGCCGCGCCGCCCCGGACGCCCGCCTGACGCTGCTCCATGCGCCCTTTCACCGCCTGCCGAGGCGCCGCTACGCGCTGATCCACGCCAGCCTGAGCCTGCCCTTCTGCCCGCCAGAGCTGTGGCAGCGGACGTGGCGGGTCATGCGGAGCCGCGTGGCCCTGGGCGGCCTCCTGGCGGCCACCTTCTTCGGCCAGCGCGACGGCTGGGCCGCGGAGCCGGAGATGTCCTTCGCCGCCCTGGAGGACGTGCCGGGGCTGCTGCCCGGCTTCGGGCTGGAGGTGCTGGAGGAGTGGGAGGGCGAGACGGCGCTCGCGCTGGGCGGCACCCACCGCTCGCACCTGATCACGGTAATCGCCCGGAGAGGCCGGGCACCGGAAGCAGCAGGCGGGGCCGCCCCGTGA
- a CDS encoding AAA family ATPase: MSQVLLVVSGLPAAGKSHLGSRLAHELRWPYVTKDDYKTILHERLPEITNAQSGPLSFELMYHVAGVTLAAGVDTVLETHFYRGISEPRIGALAQAHGARLAQMFCEAPLEVLQSRHDARVASGTRPFIDFPLNYGILPDHWCWTPLSLDAPLLRVDTTGPDPLPGVLTWVRSLR; the protein is encoded by the coding sequence ATGTCACAGGTGCTGCTCGTGGTTTCCGGCCTGCCCGCAGCGGGGAAAAGCCACCTGGGCTCGAGGCTGGCCCATGAACTGCGCTGGCCTTACGTGACCAAGGACGACTACAAGACCATCCTGCACGAGCGACTGCCGGAGATCACGAACGCCCAGAGCGGCCCGCTGAGCTTCGAGCTGATGTACCACGTGGCGGGCGTGACCCTGGCGGCGGGCGTGGACACCGTGCTGGAGACGCATTTCTACCGGGGCATCAGCGAGCCGAGGATCGGGGCTCTGGCGCAGGCCCACGGTGCCCGGCTGGCCCAGATGTTCTGCGAGGCGCCGCTGGAGGTGCTTCAGAGCCGGCACGACGCGCGGGTGGCGTCGGGGACGCGGCCGTTCATTGATTTTCCTCTGAACTACGGCATCCTGCCTGATCACTGGTGCTGGACACCGCTTTCCCTGGACGCGCCGCTGCTGCGGGTGGACACGACAGGCCCCGACCCGCTGCCCGGCGTGCTGACCTGGGTCAGATCACTTCGCTGA
- a CDS encoding nucleoside deaminase: protein MPTQETPPAARVPLDHSHFLREALAMAREGKAAGSAPVGAVMVGPDGTVLARGRNRVGEKQTPEHVGESSVAHAEMDLFFQMGKLKEPETLTLYTSLEPCLMCGGASALLQVGRVVWATADPWGGSGRLIEWSNHPAMQDTEVIACPDPALEREGAALFAPEALKAFPDEGWALWRQKYPEETAAAEGAADSESAK, encoded by the coding sequence ATGCCCACCCAGGAGACCCCGCCCGCCGCCCGCGTTCCGCTCGACCATTCCCATTTTCTGCGCGAGGCCCTGGCGATGGCCCGCGAAGGGAAAGCCGCCGGCAGCGCCCCGGTCGGCGCCGTGATGGTCGGCCCGGACGGTACGGTATTGGCCCGCGGCCGCAACCGCGTGGGCGAGAAGCAGACTCCGGAACACGTCGGCGAGTCGTCGGTGGCGCACGCCGAGATGGATCTGTTCTTCCAGATGGGCAAGCTCAAAGAGCCCGAGACGCTGACCCTCTACACCAGCCTGGAACCCTGCCTGATGTGCGGCGGCGCCAGCGCGCTGCTGCAGGTCGGCCGCGTGGTGTGGGCCACCGCCGACCCCTGGGGCGGCTCCGGCCGCCTGATCGAGTGGTCGAACCACCCCGCCATGCAGGACACCGAGGTCATCGCCTGCCCCGACCCGGCCCTGGAGCGTGAGGGCGCCGCCCTCTTCGCCCCGGAAGCCCTGAAAGCCTTCCCCGACGAGGGCTGGGCGCTGTGGCGCCAGAAGTACCCCGAGGAGACGGCCGCCGCCGAGGGGGCCGCCGACAGCGAATCAGCGAAGTGA
- the trmH gene encoding tRNA (guanosine(18)-2'-O)-methyltransferase TrmH, which yields MTPERYAKILRVLSRRQPTLTVLMDQVNKPHNLSAIVRTCDAVGVLEAYAVPPKGGVLAEFEGHTYEATSGSAHKWVAVQQRPDALEAVRELQGRGFQVLATHLSHRSVDYREADYARPTCVLLGAEKWGVGDEAASAADGNIVIPMFGMVQSLNVSVAAATILFEAQRQRLAAGMYDAPQLSPGELGRRAFEWGYPDLAPAYRERGEPYPALDEQGQIVA from the coding sequence ATGACTCCCGAGCGTTACGCCAAGATCCTGCGCGTGCTGAGCAGGCGGCAGCCGACCCTGACCGTGCTGATGGATCAGGTCAACAAGCCCCACAACCTCTCGGCCATCGTGCGTACCTGCGACGCGGTGGGCGTGCTGGAGGCCTACGCCGTGCCCCCCAAGGGCGGCGTCCTGGCCGAGTTCGAGGGCCACACCTACGAGGCCACCAGCGGCAGCGCGCACAAGTGGGTGGCGGTGCAGCAGCGCCCGGACGCCCTGGAGGCCGTGCGGGAGCTGCAGGGGCGCGGCTTCCAGGTGCTCGCCACGCACCTCTCGCACAGGAGCGTGGACTACCGCGAGGCCGACTATGCGCGCCCGACCTGCGTGCTGCTGGGCGCCGAGAAGTGGGGCGTGGGCGACGAGGCCGCGAGTGCCGCCGACGGCAACATCGTGATCCCGATGTTCGGCATGGTGCAGAGCCTGAACGTCTCGGTGGCCGCCGCGACCATCCTCTTCGAGGCGCAGCGCCAGCGGCTGGCGGCCGGGATGTACGACGCGCCGCAGCTCTCGCCGGGGGAACTGGGGCGGCGCGCCTTCGAGTGGGGCTATCCCGACCTGGCGCCCGCCTACCGCGAGCGCGGCGAGCCCTACCCGGCGCTGGACGAGCAGGGACAGATCGTGGCCTGA
- a CDS encoding TerC family protein, producing the protein MFGLEMPPINAEFWAILGTLILLEGLLSADNALVLAVMVRHLKGELQRKALAYGIGGAVVLRILGVLLAGYILEYWWLRAFGAAYLAYLAISHFTKRKDSEDEAAGKTRGRGFWATVVLLNLTDLAFSVDSILAGVALIPRGMPREQGLTIVVIGGIIGLILMRIAATVFLKLLNKYPALDNVAYALVGWIAVKLGVETLEAAHEVYPAVPTFHMPPVLFWGVMGAIAVIGTYLATRRAVMSDEEAGKKADSVVRDLDETVLDAADGRIDGR; encoded by the coding sequence ATGTTCGGACTGGAAATGCCCCCCATCAATGCCGAGTTCTGGGCCATCCTCGGCACCCTCATCCTGCTCGAAGGCCTGCTCTCGGCCGACAACGCCCTGGTACTGGCGGTCATGGTGCGCCACCTCAAGGGCGAACTGCAGCGCAAGGCCCTGGCCTACGGCATCGGCGGCGCGGTGGTGCTGCGAATTCTGGGGGTGCTGCTCGCCGGCTACATCCTGGAGTACTGGTGGCTGCGGGCCTTCGGGGCGGCGTACCTGGCCTACTTGGCAATCTCGCACTTCACCAAGCGCAAGGACTCCGAGGACGAGGCGGCCGGCAAGACCCGCGGGCGCGGCTTCTGGGCGACCGTGGTGCTGCTGAACCTGACCGACCTGGCCTTCTCGGTCGATTCCATCCTGGCGGGCGTGGCGCTGATTCCCCGCGGAATGCCGCGCGAGCAGGGCCTGACCATCGTCGTGATCGGCGGCATCATCGGCCTGATCCTGATGCGGATCGCGGCCACGGTGTTCCTGAAGTTGCTCAACAAGTACCCGGCGCTGGACAACGTGGCCTACGCGCTGGTCGGCTGGATCGCCGTGAAACTGGGCGTCGAGACCCTGGAGGCCGCCCACGAGGTCTACCCGGCCGTGCCGACCTTCCACATGCCCCCGGTGCTGTTCTGGGGCGTGATGGGCGCCATCGCCGTGATCGGCACCTACCTGGCGACCCGCCGCGCCGTCATGAGCGACGAGGAGGCCGGGAAGAAGGCCGACAGCGTGGTGCGCGACCTCGACGAGACCGTGCTGGACGCCGCCGACGGCCGAATCGACGGGCGCTGA
- a CDS encoding FAD-binding domain-containing protein — protein sequence MTPPGLPPTLPPSLKDTPVAELFPDVFARDPHHHGFTRGGRAAALAALDALDPLAYGRDRSHLDGHVSRLSPYLRHGVLTLAEVRDEALRRVPTPSRAWKYVNELSWHDFFTRVYAEIGAGVWENLQPYKTGLPDSAYSREFPADIDQGTTGAVCIDSWSRDLRETGYLHNHVRMWLASYIIHHRRVWWPGGASWFITHLLDGDPANNNLNWQWVASTWRAFPYLWNRGNLLKYAGDRYCAECPLADSGCPFDATYAALSERLFVGKSAAPGETGWLAPDRLRAVPWQGPLTPQSVPDAVVWVHGDRLSPTNEALAAYAERPAVFVWDDGLLKEWTISAKRQTFIHECVQELPVHVLRGNVTAQVAAFARAHGAGVVATTPSPSPRFAVIVQQLEAEGLTVQLWPEPVFAASLDALDLRVHADYWNQVRASAFGREPEPPKPKTARKKAAETATKKPRAKATE from the coding sequence ATGACCCCGCCCGGCCTGCCGCCCACCCTCCCCCCCAGCCTGAAGGACACGCCCGTCGCCGAGCTGTTCCCCGACGTGTTCGCCCGCGACCCGCACCACCACGGCTTCACGCGCGGGGGCCGGGCGGCGGCGCTGGCCGCGCTGGACGCCCTCGATCCCCTGGCCTACGGGCGCGACCGCTCGCACCTCGACGGGCATGTCAGCCGCCTCTCGCCCTACCTGCGCCACGGCGTGCTGACGCTGGCCGAGGTGCGCGACGAGGCGCTGCGCCGCGTGCCCACGCCCAGCCGCGCCTGGAAGTACGTGAACGAACTCAGCTGGCACGACTTCTTCACGCGCGTGTACGCCGAGATCGGCGCGGGCGTATGGGAGAACCTGCAGCCCTACAAGACCGGCCTCCCGGACAGCGCCTACAGCCGCGAATTCCCCGCCGACATCGACCAGGGCACGACCGGCGCCGTGTGCATCGACTCGTGGTCGCGGGACCTGCGCGAGACCGGCTACCTGCACAACCACGTGCGGATGTGGCTCGCGTCCTACATCATTCACCACCGCCGCGTGTGGTGGCCGGGCGGGGCGAGCTGGTTCATCACGCACCTGCTGGACGGCGATCCGGCCAACAACAACCTGAACTGGCAGTGGGTGGCGAGCACCTGGCGGGCCTTTCCATACCTGTGGAACCGGGGCAACCTGCTCAAGTACGCCGGAGACCGCTACTGCGCCGAGTGCCCCCTGGCGGACTCGGGCTGTCCGTTCGACGCCACCTACGCGGCGCTCTCCGAGCGGCTGTTTGTCGGCAAGAGCGCTGCGCCCGGCGAGACCGGCTGGCTGGCCCCGGATCGCCTGCGGGCCGTGCCCTGGCAGGGGCCACTCACCCCGCAGAGCGTGCCAGACGCGGTGGTGTGGGTGCATGGCGACCGCCTCTCGCCCACCAACGAGGCGCTGGCCGCCTACGCGGAGCGCCCCGCCGTGTTCGTCTGGGACGACGGACTGCTGAAAGAATGGACGATCAGCGCCAAGCGGCAGACCTTCATCCACGAGTGCGTGCAGGAGCTGCCGGTACATGTCCTGCGCGGCAACGTGACCGCGCAGGTGGCGGCCTTCGCGCGGGCCCACGGCGCTGGCGTCGTGGCGACCACGCCCAGCCCTAGCCCCCGCTTCGCCGTGATCGTCCAGCAGCTTGAGGCCGAGGGGCTGACCGTGCAGCTCTGGCCCGAGCCGGTGTTTGCCGCCAGTCTGGACGCGCTGGATCTGCGCGTTCACGCCGACTACTGGAATCAGGTGCGCGCCAGCGCCTTCGGCCGCGAGCCGGAGCCGCCCAAGCCGAAAACGGCGCGGAAGAAGGCGGCGGAGACGGCGACGAAGAAGCCCCGTGCGAAGGCAACGGAGTAG
- a CDS encoding 2,3-bisphosphoglycerate-independent phosphoglycerate mutase translates to MSDLLETVRTLAKKTDSKILMVVLDGIGGLPLTLNGETELATAKTPNLDALARDSQLGLVELVGAGITPGSGPGHLSLFGYDPLKYVVGRGALSAVGIGVKLGAGDVAVRGNFATLGQGRVVDDRRAGRPSDEKNAEIVARLRAAIPEIDGTPVEIYTESEHRFVVVFRAGGGPALGANISDVDPQATGVQPLSAEPHDDASARTAGLVNAFVQRAEAALQGEEQVNGVLFRGYSDVPHFPSFDDAYGLRAACIASYPMYKGLASLVGMDVLPVEGHEDALEGKVAALREHWENYDFFYFHVKKTDSTGEDGDFAEKVHKIELFDELLPQLLALKPDVLAIVGDHSTPSKLLSHSWHPVPLLIRAEHGRKDMAARYTEEEAQKGSLGLRRGTDLMPLLMANALKLNKYGA, encoded by the coding sequence ATGAGCGACCTGCTGGAGACCGTGCGTACCCTCGCCAAGAAGACCGACAGCAAGATCCTGATGGTGGTGCTGGACGGCATCGGTGGCCTGCCGCTGACCCTGAACGGGGAGACCGAGCTGGCGACCGCGAAGACGCCGAATCTGGACGCGCTGGCGCGCGACTCGCAGCTCGGGCTGGTGGAACTGGTGGGCGCGGGCATCACGCCGGGCAGCGGCCCCGGCCACCTGAGCCTCTTCGGCTACGATCCGCTGAAGTACGTCGTCGGGCGCGGCGCCCTGTCGGCTGTGGGCATCGGCGTCAAGCTGGGGGCCGGGGACGTGGCGGTGCGCGGCAACTTCGCCACGCTGGGCCAGGGCCGGGTCGTGGACGATCGCCGCGCCGGGCGTCCCAGCGACGAGAAGAACGCCGAGATCGTGGCGCGGCTGCGCGCCGCCATCCCCGAGATCGACGGCACGCCGGTCGAGATCTACACCGAGTCCGAGCACCGCTTCGTGGTCGTGTTCCGCGCGGGCGGCGGCCCGGCGCTGGGCGCCAACATCAGCGACGTCGATCCGCAGGCGACCGGCGTCCAGCCCCTGAGCGCCGAGCCGCACGACGACGCCAGCGCCAGAACCGCCGGGCTGGTCAACGCCTTCGTGCAGCGCGCGGAGGCCGCCCTGCAGGGCGAGGAGCAGGTCAACGGCGTGCTCTTCCGGGGCTACTCCGACGTGCCGCACTTCCCCTCCTTCGACGACGCGTATGGGCTGCGGGCCGCCTGCATCGCCTCCTATCCCATGTACAAGGGGCTGGCCAGCCTGGTCGGCATGGACGTGCTGCCGGTCGAGGGGCACGAGGACGCGCTGGAGGGCAAGGTCGCCGCGCTGCGCGAGCACTGGGAGAACTACGACTTCTTCTACTTCCACGTGAAGAAGACCGACTCCACTGGCGAGGATGGCGATTTCGCCGAGAAGGTGCACAAGATCGAGCTCTTCGACGAGTTGCTGCCGCAGCTGCTGGCGCTGAAGCCCGATGTCCTCGCCATCGTGGGCGACCATTCCACGCCCAGCAAGCTGCTCAGCCACTCCTGGCACCCGGTGCCGCTGCTGATCCGCGCCGAGCACGGCCGCAAGGACATGGCGGCGCGCTACACCGAGGAAGAGGCGCAGAAGGGGAGCTTGGGCCTGCGCCGGGGCACCGACCTGATGCCGCTGCTGATGGCGAACGCCCTGAAGCTGAACAAGTACGGGGCCTGA
- a CDS encoding PLP-dependent aminotransferase family protein gives MTATGSPATDAPRWAALLSGWRDGEGTLQTRLTHSLEQAVGSGHLAPGERLPAERPLAALLGISRSTVVAAYDDLAAGGWVTRRVGSGTHVAATAPRQASVLTLRTPLATQGSEGELDFTIAVPLLGDAQRARMQAAAVDAFRESVYHPHGLPELRALLAGLYTHDGLPTTPEQVIVTSGAQQAISLLAGTLLRRGDTALLETPTYFGAIDVFRALGAELRGVPVGPGGMNPDTFVQLARDHGPRLAFLTPTFQNPTGTVLPARARERLAAFIAETRLPTIEDDTLIDLSFTGTPLPPRLAAYAPGAPIVNVGSLSKLYWAGLRVGWMRLPAALAQPTLQAKTLADFGGSLPAQHVALKLLEELPGLRRERRESVTHARDLLAGLLRTHLPEWEFRVPEGGQFLWVELPSAEASRFTHLAARFGVRLFPGASMGVAPLPDRFLRLPFTLDPARLPDAVARLHAAWAEFQARPGQERLA, from the coding sequence ATGACGGCCACTGGCTCCCCTGCTACGGACGCTCCACGCTGGGCGGCGCTCCTGAGCGGCTGGCGGGACGGCGAGGGCACACTGCAGACGCGCCTGACGCACTCTCTTGAGCAGGCGGTCGGTTCCGGCCACCTGGCGCCCGGAGAGCGGCTGCCCGCCGAGCGGCCCCTGGCGGCGCTGCTGGGCATCAGCCGCTCCACAGTGGTCGCCGCCTACGACGACCTGGCGGCGGGGGGCTGGGTCACGCGGCGGGTGGGCAGCGGCACGCACGTCGCGGCCACGGCGCCCCGGCAGGCGAGCGTGCTGACCCTGCGAACGCCGCTGGCGACGCAAGGTTCGGAGGGCGAGCTGGACTTCACCATCGCCGTACCGCTGCTGGGGGATGCCCAGCGCGCCCGGATGCAGGCGGCGGCGGTGGACGCCTTTCGCGAATCGGTCTACCACCCCCACGGCCTGCCCGAGCTGCGTGCCCTGCTGGCGGGTCTCTACACGCACGATGGCCTGCCCACCACCCCGGAACAGGTCATCGTGACCAGCGGCGCCCAGCAGGCCATCTCGCTGCTGGCCGGCACGCTGCTGCGCCGGGGAGATACGGCCCTGCTGGAAACGCCCACCTATTTCGGCGCCATCGACGTGTTCCGCGCGCTGGGGGCTGAACTGCGCGGCGTGCCGGTGGGCCCGGGTGGCATGAACCCCGACACCTTCGTGCAGCTGGCCCGCGACCACGGCCCGCGTCTGGCCTTCCTGACACCCACCTTCCAGAACCCGACCGGCACGGTGCTGCCGGCGCGGGCCCGCGAGCGGCTGGCCGCCTTCATCGCCGAGACCCGGCTGCCCACCATCGAGGACGACACCCTGATCGACCTGAGCTTCACGGGCACGCCCCTCCCGCCCCGGCTGGCCGCGTACGCGCCAGGGGCACCCATCGTGAACGTGGGCTCGCTGAGCAAGCTGTACTGGGCGGGGCTGCGGGTGGGCTGGATGCGGCTGCCGGCGGCCCTGGCCCAGCCGACGCTGCAGGCCAAGACCCTGGCCGACTTCGGCGGCAGCCTGCCCGCGCAGCATGTGGCCCTGAAATTGCTGGAGGAGCTGCCGGGCCTGCGCCGGGAGCGCCGCGAGAGCGTGACCCACGCCCGCGACCTGCTGGCGGGGCTCCTGCGGACTCACCTGCCCGAGTGGGAGTTCCGCGTGCCCGAGGGAGGCCAGTTCCTGTGGGTGGAACTGCCCAGCGCCGAGGCCAGCCGCTTCACGCACCTCGCCGCCCGCTTCGGTGTTCGGCTCTTTCCCGGCGCGTCCATGGGCGTGGCGCCTCTGCCCGACCGCTTCCTGAGATTACCCTTTACCCTCGACCCGGCGCGGCTGCCAGACGCCGTGGCCCGCCTGCACGCCGCCTGGGCGGAATTCCAGGCGCGGCCCGGACAGGAACGGCTGGCGTAG